The sequence TGATACGTCATATGTCCGAGGATTTGGATTTTGGGGTCAATGTGATCGCCTGTCCAATAGTACGGGAAAAAGACGGGCTGGCGATGAGCAGTAGAAATGTGAACCTTAGTGGAGGCGAAAGGGAGCGGGCGCTCTGTCTCATCAAAGGATTGAGGCGAGCCAAGCAACTTTTCTTGGATGGAGAAAAGGAATCCGCCCGCCTCTGCGCTGTTGTGCGCGAGGAGCTAGAAAAGGCACATGCCCAAGTTGATTATGTGGAGATTATAGCCTCGGACACTTTGGAGCCACTTGAGTCTGCCAATAAGTTCGCCCGCATTGCGGTGGCCGCGAATATTGGGTCGATTCGTCTCATCGATAATTTGGCGCTGGGTGATTGATTATGGTTTTTAGGGGAATCATGAAATTGCGCTGCAAATACTTTGTGATATGCCTCCTGTGGCTTTTGTTGGCAGCGCCTTTCCTTGAGCCCGCAGCCAATGCCCAGGGGCGCGATAAACCCGATGACATACTTCTTTTTGGCCTCAAAGCCTACCAGGATGGTTTCTACGATCCGGCGGCCGATTCGTTGGCGCGTTATCTTCGATTTAAACCCGATGGACCCAAGGCAGCGAACGTCAGGTATTATCTTGCCGAGGCCTTGCGCCTCAGCGAAAGATATAAGGATGCGCGCCTGGCTCACATCGATTTTCTTGCTCGGCATCCCGGAGATAGCCGTGCGGACAAGATACGTTTTCATCTGGCCGAGCTTTATGAAAAGGCTGGCAAATTGGCTAATGCTGCCGAGGAATATAGCAAGGTCTCAAAGGGTCCTTTTCGGGCGGAGTCGGCCTACCGAGAGGCCTTGTTGAGACTTAAAGAGAAGAGTTGGGATAAGGCCACGGCGGCGCTGGGCGAATTCATCGAACTCGCGCCCCGGGACCCCCGTGTGAAATCCGCTGTCTATGAGCGTGCTCGTTCGCTGGATCGTCTATCGAGGTTGGATGAGGCGGTAAAAGCCTACATTAATTCGCTCAATCGATTCCCCAAATACAAGAATGCCCCGGCTATCCGCCGCCGGTTGGGGCTTATCCAGTTCAAATTAGGGAAATATGAAGATGCCGTTTCCACCTTAAATAATGCGTCGAGGCGGAGCCGCAAAGAGGCGGCAAATCCTGATGTTCGTCTCACGATAGCGGCGAGTCTCTATGGGCAAAAAAAATACAAAGCTGCCGCCAGGGCATATGAAAAGGCCTTGTCCCTTAAGGTTACTGCCGAGCAGCGCCGAATTGGGGAGCGAGGCGCCGCCGAATCTTGGTGGAGCGCGAAGAATTATGAGCGTGCCGCTAGTGTCTACCGGAGGTTGATTAAAGAAAAATGGGGCGGCGCCGGTGCCCTTGGAAGGTTTGTGGAGAGCGTGAATCGCTCTGGCGCTTGCGGAGAAAAAAACCGGGAGGCGCTCCATTTCGCGAGCGGTGTGCTGAGGCGTGGGGGGAAACTCTCCCCGGTCGAGCGTTTGGTGTACGCGAACTGCCTTGAGGCCGCTGGGATGATAGAGACGGCGCTCACTCAGTTTGAAGAGGTTGCGAAATCATCTGGAAAGTTGTCACGCGGCGCCGTTGCAGGACTCCGGGTGGCCAGCATTTTAGAGGAAATGGGTCGTCCCACCGAGGCGGCGGTTCGATACCAAAAATTACTTGCCCGTATCGATGACTTTGATAAGAATTCAAACGTGGCGCTCAGGAGCGATCTTTATCAGGGGGCGCTACGGGGCGCGGATATTTTCTTCAGGCAAGGAAATTGCCCCTCCGCACTTAAGCTCATCAAGGCCGTTCCCCGCAAATTGGTGCCAGACAAAGGCCGCGGCGAGGTGGCATCCCTTCAGGCCGAGTGCGCTTTTTTGGCGAAAAGGTATGAGGAGGCCGAACTTTATTTCGGAAAAGTTCTTGTTCTCGGCAGGCGGCCAGATCTGGCTGCGCGCGCCCGAGTTCGGCTTGCAGCTATTTCGGAGGCACGCGGCAATAAGGCGGAGTCGCTTCAACGGCTCAAAGAGGCGATCCCGATTTTGCCTGAGGAAATTCAAAGGGAGGCGCGCCTCAATGTCGGTCGCCTTCTTCGGGAGATGGGTGAAATCGATGAGAGCCGTAAAACGCTTATTGTAATTGCGCGGGATAAAAAAGCTGATGCCACCATGAGGAAAAAAATTTGGCTGCTCCTTGCGCGTGATGCGGCGCGGGCTGGTGCATGGAATGAGGCTGATAAGGCGCTTGGGAATTGGATGGCGCTTTCTCCCTCCGAACCGGGGGAGGGACTCGCTCTTTGGTCTACAGCCCTATTTCAGACAGGTGAATGTCCCCGGGCTATTCAAGTCGCCAGGCGCGCACTAGACTTAGCCACCGATCAGGGTTCTCGGATTTCTTTGTTGCGGACGATAGCCTCGTGTTTGCTTAAAGAGGAGGCATACGTGGAGGCGGTGAAATCTCTTGAAAAAATAAGGGAACTGATTCCTCAGGATGCCGAAGTCGCGTATCAGTTGGCGGCGGTTCTGGAGCGCGGCGGCAATCTTGAGAAAGCGGCCGAGGCCTATGAGTCGTTTCTCGCTGATTTTCCGTCCCATGAGCATGCGCCCGGGGCGGCGCTTCGTCTTGGTTTCCTTATGGAAGGTGAGAATAATCGAAAAGCGGCGCTCCTTGCCTATCGAATTGCCTTGGGCTCGCCCCAACCCTCGATATCAGAGCCCGCTCGTTTTCAACTCGCACTTGATGCAGAAAGGCGAGGGGCGCTAGATGAGGCTCTTGCCTCCTACGAGAAGCTGGCTTCACAGGACTTGTCTCAATCGAAGTGGCGCAGAACAGCGGCATGGC is a genomic window of Nitrospinaceae bacterium containing:
- a CDS encoding pantoate--beta-alanine ligase; protein product: IRHMSEDLDFGVNVIACPIVREKDGLAMSSRNVNLSGGERERALCLIKGLRRAKQLFLDGEKESARLCAVVREELEKAHAQVDYVEIIASDTLEPLESANKFARIAVAANIGSIRLIDNLALGD
- a CDS encoding tetratricopeptide repeat protein — protein: MKLRCKYFVICLLWLLLAAPFLEPAANAQGRDKPDDILLFGLKAYQDGFYDPAADSLARYLRFKPDGPKAANVRYYLAEALRLSERYKDARLAHIDFLARHPGDSRADKIRFHLAELYEKAGKLANAAEEYSKVSKGPFRAESAYREALLRLKEKSWDKATAALGEFIELAPRDPRVKSAVYERARSLDRLSRLDEAVKAYINSLNRFPKYKNAPAIRRRLGLIQFKLGKYEDAVSTLNNASRRSRKEAANPDVRLTIAASLYGQKKYKAAARAYEKALSLKVTAEQRRIGERGAAESWWSAKNYERAASVYRRLIKEKWGGAGALGRFVESVNRSGACGEKNREALHFASGVLRRGGKLSPVERLVYANCLEAAGMIETALTQFEEVAKSSGKLSRGAVAGLRVASILEEMGRPTEAAVRYQKLLARIDDFDKNSNVALRSDLYQGALRGADIFFRQGNCPSALKLIKAVPRKLVPDKGRGEVASLQAECAFLAKRYEEAELYFGKVLVLGRRPDLAARARVRLAAISEARGNKAESLQRLKEAIPILPEEIQREARLNVGRLLREMGEIDESRKTLIVIARDKKADATMRKKIWLLLARDAARAGAWNEADKALGNWMALSPSEPGEGLALWSTALFQTGECPRAIQVARRALDLATDQGSRISLLRTIASCLLKEEAYVEAVKSLEKIRELIPQDAEVAYQLAAVLERGGNLEKAAEAYESFLADFPSHEHAPGAALRLGFLMEGENNRKAALLAYRIALGSPQPSISEPARFQLALDAERRGALDEALASYEKLASQDLSQSKWRRTAAWRAAGLYERRGGWRVALKIYSRISKLSTSVAGGGVAREARQAAARVQKLEAYLASVSRREEKLKKRVPLFR